In Rhineura floridana isolate rRhiFlo1 chromosome 22, rRhiFlo1.hap2, whole genome shotgun sequence, a single genomic region encodes these proteins:
- the ADAMTSL4 gene encoding ADAMTS-like protein 4, which produces MDQKAMRVANQGSIGGLSLAAFSLTLSVMMAVLCQAIEKVPQRMPRQASEDEGPGSRMPGVWSVWGSWSGCSQPCGLGVLERTRMCQSPYQRVPWAGRPELAPQPIYPQQPPYQEERANNPYPVRPSYPLHTERNVRPALSFRGSSSMLPLHSQGRPPHAPYSPQNRYTRHEAFPAEELPSVQSRDVVAPHSNRRRDSAPFRDAAHLPRPRENQDPPSRAVSQRLPHGVNNGPFRHADSAQPPTRDSIPLFKPLRRGGHEAGLSPNRHRHRSQADSGRHSWAASLVPESQAAQRSLVREAIKPGKYGYGKVPFALPLHKDAAEGATARFKRHHGDRAGEPPPPPPPPPLPFSKKQKRKAIHSSSREEDARAEKEAPTASTDPRTPREPKQSLLADAAAQPPVQVTEEKSSGEAERRGKPATASPESHGDANQPGHSTAPAGDQQQHPPPESSAVPRAMPEEDLQPESSTGSSIPTEDEGEEESNPTATVMPSRSQLPSLAGNPSPQAQGDMPLTHQVLRNHSSAPKRKGPETEKGHQATPELPRRSEISSVAQTERAGHPPHGHARSRNQRQNEHQAAGLGRRLSHSLFVDQPIAPRPAEPDIRLVHRGNPVQFHARGQRLPAGGRPGGDVPQWNLYYPGTETFHCEGESKQFKACRQQPCPPDRPDARAVQCSAYNSQEFMGRLYQWEPFTDVRGSQRCELNCRPIGYRFYVRHTEKVHDGTPCEASSLDICVAGQCLTPGCDGILGSNRTLDSCGVCGGDHTTCKLVVGNFSDTDVAIGYHRILEIPAGATRIQVKEITRSPNYLALRSHSGKSIINGNWAVNPPGSYEAAGTVFVYSRPGSDRREGESLMAEGPTTEPIDVYMIFQQDNPGVSYQFFLASAQPESPNPDLRRPRQDFGALTMVPPSNQMEPPAGHLRPRPADTRNLIPPRFPVLSNQSGRSHAMAPVPPISASQSGRRPGILQRNVRVPPLPPPPQYSAENPHDFYWRRIGNTDCSATCGKGFWQSVYRCVSRASQEEVGEEKCHLFPKPIVSEEACNTEPCPAYWDTGEWSACSKSCGLGTQHRQVLCRQIYANRTTMVHPQHCGQLEKPNGTQACQVQMCSHWEVRTNWSSCSVLCGTGHRTRHVRCISNHGDLLRDSDCPGNHRPKTSEACDMGPCVRTWFYSDWSNTCSAECGTGIQRRSVVCLSSNANGQEEENCAGTKPADMRACNGGPCQRVTQWYRGPWSPCSSDCGTGTQRRDIICVSKLGTEFNVTEASECIHLEKPPTLQSCVSSFCEAHWFSTAWSMCSKSCVGGVQVREVQCLTQNKTLSSLCPPDLKPIKKRPCNIQPCLPDLDENCRDKYHNCPVIVQARLCVYSYYKAVCCASCTHALERRHAGPSR; this is translated from the exons GCTTTCCTTGGCCGCCTTCTCCTTGACTCTCTCCGTGATGATGGCGGTCCTCTGCCAAGCCATTGAAAAG GTCCCCCAAAGGATGCCGCGTCAGGCTTCTGAGGATGAAGGACCTGGGAGCAGAATGCCAGGAGTCTGGAGCGTTTGGGGCTCGTGGTCAGGCTGTTCCCAGCCTTGTGGCCTTGGAGTCTTAGAAAGGACTCGGATGTGCCAGTCTCCGTACCAACGAGTCCCCTGGGCCGGCAGGCCAGAGTTGGCTCCGCAGCCCATTTATCCTCAACAGCCCCCTTACCAAGAGGAGAGGGCCAACAACCCGTATCCGGTCCGGCCATCGTACCCGCTTCACACCGAGAGGAACGTCAGGCCCGCCCTGTCATTCCGTGGGAGCAGTTCCATGCTGCCGCTCCACAGCCAGGGCCGGCCACCTCATGCCCCTTACAGCCCCCAGAACCGCTACACCCGCCACGAGGCCTTCCCCGCTGAGGAGTTACCTTCGGTGCAGTCAAGGGATGTCGTCGCTCCCCACTCCAACCGCCGGAGGGACTCTGCCCCCTTCCGTGATGCTGCTCACTTGCCAAGGCCTCGGGAAAACCAGGATCCCCCCAGCCGCGCTGTGTCTCAAAGGCTGCCACATGGGGTGAACAACGGGCCCTTCAGACATGCCGATTCTGCCCAGCCTCCTACCCGAGACTCCATCCCTTTGTTTAAGCCTTTGAGGCGCGGTGGACATGAGGCAGGATTGAGCCCCAACAGGCACCGCCATAGAAGCCAAGCAGACAGTGGCCGCCACAGCTGGGCCGCATCTCTGGTGCCAGAGTCCCAGGCGGCCCAGAG GTCTTTGGTTCGAGAGGCGATCAAGCCAGGCAAGTACGGCTACGGGAAAGTGCCATTCGCCTTGCCCCTCCACAAAGATGCGGCCGAGGGGGCCACGGCTCGCTTTAAGAGGCACCACGGGGACAGAGCCGGCGAGCCCCCTCCCCCgccaccccctcctcctctccctttttcAAAGAAGCAGAAACGCAAAGCCATCCACTCTTCCTCCCGTGAGGAGGATGCCAGAGCGGAGAAGGAGGCACCAACCGCCAGCACTGACCCCAGGACCCCCCGCGAGCCGAAACAGTCTCTGCTAGCAGATGCCGCTGCTCAACCCCCTGTGCAAGTTACTGAAGAGAAATCCTCAGGGGAAGCGGAGCGTCGTGGAAAGCCGGCGACAGCCTCTCCAGAGTCACACGGCGATGCTAACCAGCCGGGCCATTCAACGGCACCTGCAGGGGACCAGCAGCAGCACCCCCCCCCCGAATCTTCTGCAGTGCCACGCGCGATGCCTGAAGAGGATCTCCAGCCTGAGAGTTCAACGGGCAGCTCAATCCCCACTGAGGATgagggagaagaagaaagcaacCCCACAGCAACTGTGATGCCTTCCCGTTCTCAGCTGCCCTCACTGGCGGGCAACCCCTCTCCTCAGGCCCAGGGGGACATGCCCTTGACCCACCAGGTCTTGAGGAACCACAGCTCCGCTCCCAAACGTAAAGGCCCCGAGACGGAAAAGGGCCACCAAGCCACGCCAGAGCTGCCTCGTCGCTCGGAGATCAGCTCTGTAGCACAGACAGAGAGAGCGGGACACCCTCCGCATGGGCATGCCCGATCCCGGAACCAGAGACAGAACGAGCACCAGGCGGCTGGCCTTGGCAGACGGCTGTCCCACAGCCTCTTTGTGGACCAACCCATTGCTCCTCGTCCTGCAGAGCCAGACATTCGGTTGGTGCACCGTGGCAACCCTGTTCAGTTCCACGCCAGGGGGCAAAGGCTGCCGGCAGGGGGGCGACCAGGGGGCGATGTCCCGCAGTGGAATCTCTACTATCCCGGCACGGAAACCTTCCACTGTGAAGGGGAAAGCAAGCAGTTCAAGGCCTGCAGGCAACAG CCGTGCCCGCCTGATCGCCCAGATGCTCGAGCCGTCCAGTGCTCCGCCTACAATAGCCAGGAATTCATGGGCCGCCTGTACCAATGGGAGCCCTTCACCGACG TGCGGGGCTCCCAGCGCTGCGAGCTGAACTGCCGCCCCATTGGCTACCGCTTCTACGTACGCCACACAGAGAAAGTGCACGATGGTACCCCGTGCGAGGCGTCCTCCCTGGACATCTGCGTAGCTGGGCAGTGCCTG ACCCCTGGATGCGACGGGATCCTGGGTTCGAATCGTACTTTGGACAGCTGCGGAGTGTGCGGAGGGGACCATACCACGTGCAAGCTGGTGGTGGGCAATTTCAGTGACACGGATGTAGCCATCGGATACCACCGCATCCTGGAGATCCCGGCAGGAGCCACCCGCATCCAGGTTAAGGAGATAACCCGCAGCCCCAACTACCTCG CTCTTCGGAGCCACAGCGGCAAATCCATCATCAACGGAAATTGGGCGGTGAACCCACCAGGTAGCTACGAGGCGGCCGGCACTGTCTTCGTGTACAGCCGGCCAGGAAGCGACAGGCGGGAGGGCGAGTCGCTGATGGCGGAGGGACCCACCACAGAACCTATAGATGTGTAT ATGATCTTCCAGCAAGACAATCCTGGTGTCTCTTACCAGTTCTTCCTGGCCTCGGCCCAGCCGGAGAGCCCCAATCCTGACCTCCGTAGGCCTCGGCAGGACTTTG GTGCCTTGACCATGGTTCCCCCCAGCAACCAGATGGAGCCCCCCGCCGGCCACCTCCGGCCAAGGCCGGCGGACACACGGAATCTCATCCCGCCTCGCTTCCCGGTCTTGTCCAACCAATCGGGGAGGAGCCATGCCATGGCTCCGGTGCCTCCCATCTCAGCCAGCCAATCGGGAAGGAGACCCGGGATCCTGCAACGGAATGTCCGCGTCCCACccttgccacccccaccccagtacAGTGCTGAAAATCCGCACGACTTCTACTGGAGACGGATCGGCAACACGGACTGCTCGGCCACCTGTGGGAAGG GATTCTGGCAGTCGGTCTACCGCTGCGTCTCTCGTGCCTCCCAAGAagaggtgggggaagagaagtgCCACCTCTTTCCCAAGCCCATCGTGTCAGAAGAGGCATGCAACACTGAGCCCTGCCCAGCCTA CTGGGACACAGGCGAATGGTCAGCCTGCAGCAAATCGTGCGGCCTGGGCACCCAACATCGCCAGGTCTTGTGCCGGCAGATCTACGCCAACCGCACCACCATGGTGCACCCTCAGCACTGTGGGCAGCTGGAGAAGCCCAACGGCACCCAGGCCTGCCAGGTGCAGATGTGCAGCCATTGGGAGGTCCGCACCAACTGGAGCTCA TGCTCTGTTCTGTGTGGCACAGGACATCGAACGCGCCACGTTCGCTGCATCAGTAACCACGGCGACTTGCTGCGCGATAGCGACTGCCCAGGAAACCATCGGCCGAAGACCAGCGAAGCGTGCGACATGGGGCCTTGCGTGCGCACCTGGTTTTACAGCGACTGGAGTAACACG TGCTCAGCAGAGTGTGGAACAGGGATCCAGAGGCGGTCGGTGGTCTGTCTATCCAGCAATGCCAACGGGCAAGAGGAAGAGAATTGCGCAGGCACCAAGCCAGCTGACATGAGAGCATGTAACGGCGGCCCATGCCAGCGGGTGACCCAGTGGTACAGGGGGCCTTGGAGCCCG TGCTCATCGGACTGTGGCACCGGCACCCAGCGGCGTGATATCATCTGTGTCAGCAAACTGGGCACAGAGTTCAATGTGACGGAGGCTTCTGAATGCATCCATCTGGAGAAGCCGCCCACCCTCCAGTCCTGTGTTAGCAGCTTCTGTGAGGCTCACTGGTTCTCCACGGCCTGGAGCATG TGCTCCAAGTCCTGTGTGGGAGGTGTCCAGGTGCGGGAGGTCCAATGCCTGACCCAGAACAAAACCCTGAGCAGCCTCTGCCCGCCAGATCTCAAGCCAATCAAGAAACGCCCCTGCAACATCCAGCCCTGTCTTCCAGACCTCG ATGAGAACTGCAGGGACAAATATCACAATTGCCCGGTAATCGTGCAGGCTCGTCTTTGCGTCTACTCGTACTACAAGGCTGTTTGTTGCGCCTCGTGCACGCACGCCTTGGAGAGGCGCCATGCCGGACCAAGCCGGTAG